The Mesotoga infera sequence GTGGAGTGTGGAGAAAGACGATCACCTCATTCTCGTAGCAGAAGAGAATGATGAGTTGACAGGATACGCCAGCGTGCATTTTATGCCTTATCTGTTCATGGGTGGCGCCGAAGGTTATGTTGGAGAGTTGTTTGTGAAAACACCCTGGCGGGGAAAGGGCATCGGAGGAGAGCTCCTGAGAAGCGCGGTAAATGAATCCAAAAAGAGAGGCTGCTGCAGGATAAGGCTGATAAACATAAGGTCGAGAGAGTCTTAT is a genomic window containing:
- a CDS encoding GNAT family N-acetyltransferase; translation: MTIREVEPRDVAGLKDIIIDIGWMKNKGFEEGTYLKSIEKMVQWSVEKDDHLILVAEENDELTGYASVHFMPYLFMGGAEGYVGELFVKTPWRGKGIGGELLRSAVNESKKRGCCRIRLINIRSRESYRRGFYSKQGWQERTDAADFMLRLNESE